A single genomic interval of Trachemys scripta elegans isolate TJP31775 chromosome 3, CAS_Tse_1.0, whole genome shotgun sequence harbors:
- the LOC117874534 gene encoding ankyrin repeat domain-containing protein 9-like produces the protein MASNQASLQDEQSRHCKFLSYMFYQAVRDHKPVWMLEDMRTMEYFYWEENASLRTYSPSEALLYAVVHNHLPYAQYLLSHFPEEALKVPGEHFCYCPSSAPHLAMAVTYDRRDILGLIIKIAHKLPSLNSYINRTGCFHLEDGKTPLHLACELLRSETVLILLGNGASPRIEDSKGLTPLDVILEQMWDSKVNVASKKLCLDYLLLFMPSPQFKMRRVLQDHPDHWTALLGEDKFNTLVGNTPASLYLQAMQTILQSLPPSHFPKSIQELPIPQALKPLPSYGKKLQTKNVLNKQASASVLPEKFSGLRTPTSRYHCTTTNSKGPDPPRTFYVFV, from the exons ATGGCCAGTAACCAGGCCAGCCTGCAGGATGAGCAGAGCAGGCATTGTAAGTTCTTATCCTATATGTTCTACCAGGCTGTGAGAGACCACAAACCGGTATGGATGCTGGAAGATATGAGAACTATGGAATATTTTTACTGGGAGGAAAATGCCAGCCTGAGAACGTATTCACCTTCAGAAGCCCTTCTCTATGCAGTGGTGCATAATCACCTGCCTTATGCCCAATATCTGCTGTCTCATTTTCCAGAGGAGGCTCTCAAGGTGCCTGGAGAGCATTTCTGCTATTGCCCGTCCTCTGCCCCTCATTTGGCCATGGCAGTCACATACGACAGGAGGGACATTTTGGGGCTGATCATCAAGATTGCACACAAGCTACCCAGCCTAAACTCCTACATCAACAGGACCGGCTGCTTTCATCTGGAAGATGGCAAGACCCCGCTTCATCTTGCTTGCGAACTGCTGAGGTCAGAGACCGTCCTCATCCTCCTAGGGAACGGGGCTTCTCCCAGGATCGAGGACAGCAAAGGGCTCACCCCGTTGGATGTCATCCTGGAGCAGATGTGGGACTCCAAAGTCAATGTGGCATCAAAAAAGCTCTGCCTCGATTACCTCTTGCTCTTCATGCCTAGCCCACAGTTTAAGATGCGGAGAGTTCTGCAGGATCATCCAGACCACTGGACAGCTTTGCTAGGGGAAGACAAATTCAACACCCTGGTGGGGAACACACCTGCTTCTTTATACCTGCAAGCTATGCAAACTATTCTCCAGTCTCTCCCACCTTCCCACTTTCCTAAAAGCATCCAGGAACTACCTATACCTCAGGCACTAAAGCCCCTACCTTCCTACGGCAAAAAGTTACAGACAAAAAATGTG CTGAACAAGCAGGCTTCTGCTTCTGTGCTGCCAGAGAAATTCAGTGGCCTGAGAACTCCTACTTCGAGGTACCATTGTACAACCACTAACAGCAAAGGGCCAGATCCCCCGAGGactttttatgtttttgtctaa